TCGATGCAGCTCGCGATCACGATCGCGCTCGAGCACTACACGGCGATTCTCGCGAACCAGCTGCTGTCGGGCCACGAGCACCGGATCGACGGCTCCGTCGAGGGCTACCAGCAGATGTGGATGTGGCACGCGATGGAAGAGACCGAGCACAAGGCCGTCTCATACGACGTGTGGAACGCCGTGATGAAGCCGGGCCTCGGCAGCTACCTGCTGCGCACCGGCACGATGCTGACGACGACCTTGATGTTCTGGACGATCGTGTTCGACTTCCACGTGCGCCTGATGCTCGCGCATCGGCGCCGTCACGGCAAATTCAGCGGCATGTGGCGGCTCGTGAAGTACCTGTACAGCCCGAGGAATGGCGTGTTCCCGAGCATCGCGCGAGAATGGCTCGACTACTTCCGGCCGGGCTTCCATCCATGGGACCACGACAACCACCAGTACCTGCAGGGGCTCGACACGCTGCTCGCGAACATCGACGCGACCAACGCGCGCTACGCCGCGCAGGCCGCGCCGCGCCGCGTGCCGCTGCATCCCGTCCCGCAGGCGTGACGCGATGGCGCGCGCAAGCGAGATGCTGACCGTCCAGTTCGGCGACGTGAAGCTCGCCGTCTACGCGAGCGGCTCGCGCCGCGCGCCGCCGGTGATCCTCGTGCACGGCTACCCCGATTCCGCGAGGGTGTGGGAGCCGGTCCGCGCGCGGCTCGCGAAACGCTACCGCGTGATTGCGTACGACGTGCGCGGCGCGGGCGCCTCCGACGCGCCGCGCCGCCGCGCCGACTACACGCTCGCGCGGCTCGCCGACGATTTGAGGGCCGTCGCCGACGCCACCTGCGGCGGCCGGCCGTTCCACCTCGTCGGCCACGACTGGGGGTCGATCCAGTGCTGGGAAGCCGTGACCGATCCGGCGTTGCGCGGGCGCATCGCGTCGTACACGTCGATCTCCGGGCCGTGCCTCGACCATGTGTTCCGCGCGAGGATGCGGCTCAGGCAGAGCCTGAAGTCGTGGTACATCGCGTTCTTCCACCTGCCGCTCGTGCCGTCGCTGGTGTGGCGGCTCGGCGGCGCGGCGCTGTGGCCGCCCTGGCTGCAGCTCACCGAACGGGTTCGCCCCGAGCGCGACCCGGCGCAGTTGAAGAACGCGCTGAACGGCATG
The sequence above is drawn from the Burkholderia ubonensis genome and encodes:
- a CDS encoding metal-dependent hydrolase, whose product is MTTPQMMPVRRDIRFALPPERARDWHVQGVPVTHFMNALSLLFPAGERFFMDSVRNYRDRIDDPELKKQVMGFIGQEAMHTREHIEYNDLLQASGLPAHKLDKRLWAILGWFKKVLPHSMQLAITIALEHYTAILANQLLSGHEHRIDGSVEGYQQMWMWHAMEETEHKAVSYDVWNAVMKPGLGSYLLRTGTMLTTTLMFWTIVFDFHVRLMLAHRRRHGKFSGMWRLVKYLYSPRNGVFPSIAREWLDYFRPGFHPWDHDNHQYLQGLDTLLANIDATNARYAAQAAPRRVPLHPVPQA
- a CDS encoding alpha/beta fold hydrolase; the encoded protein is MARASEMLTVQFGDVKLAVYASGSRRAPPVILVHGYPDSARVWEPVRARLAKRYRVIAYDVRGAGASDAPRRRADYTLARLADDLRAVADATCGGRPFHLVGHDWGSIQCWEAVTDPALRGRIASYTSISGPCLDHVFRARMRLRQSLKSWYIAFFHLPLVPSLVWRLGGAALWPPWLQLTERVRPERDPAQLKNALNGMQMYRANFIARARRPRERHAQAPVQILVPVRDRYVTPEMSAGLDRWLGEHVREEIDGAHWIVLRDPDLIAARIERFATMHERRAVTVA